TTTTCCGCCTTCTGGTGGACAGAGGACAATCGCCTGAAGTGGCACGTCCGCATCCCCGCCGAGCAGGCGATCAAGCACAGCCGCAAGCCGGGGACGCTGGTGCGGGCCTTCGTCGGCTACTCCGGCTGGACGGCCGGGCAGCTCGAGGGGGAAATCCGCCGGAACACATGGATCACCACCCGCCCGGGCAGCAACCTGCTGGGGCAGAGCCACGACCGCGAGCTGTGGGCGGAGATCCTGCGCTCGATGTCGCCGTACCACCGGATCCTGGCAGAAGCGCCGGAGGACCCGCGGTCGAATTGATGTGGTGGAGGTAGCTCCTGAAAGTGGCCGCGGCTTCCAGCCGCAGGCCGACAGGGGATGGGCTTACGGCAGGATGCCGTAGCCACGGTGGGGGAAAGTGGCCGTGGCTTCCAGCCGCAGGTCGGCAGGGGATGGGCTTACGGCAAGATGCCGTAGCCACGGTATGCCGCAGCCGCGGTGGGGATTCCGCTGGCCAATCATCCGGCCCCGACTTAGACCCGGCGCGCCGTGGCGGACACCGAGACTAAGTTTTTCACGATCAATGACGGGCCGATCCGTCTGCGCGAGGGCGGCGAGCTGCCGTCCGCGACCCTGGCCTATGAGACCTGGGGCACGCTGAATGGGGACGGCACGAATGCCATCCTGCTCTTTCACGCGCTGTCGGGCGCACACCATGCCTGCGGCCACAATCCCGCGATCCCGGGCACCGGCACGCTGTGGCAGCCGGAAATGCACGAGGGCTGGTGGGGCGAGATGATCGGGCCGGGCAAGGCGCTCGACACGGACAAGTATTTCATCGTCTGCGCGAACTACCTCGGCGGCTGCTACGGCTCCACGGGCCCGGCTTCGGCGAATCCGGACACCGGCAAGCCGTGGGGCTCCGCCTTCCCGCACGTGACCACGGCGGACCAGGCGGAGGTGCAGGCGAAGCTGCTGGATCACCTCGGCGTGGGGAAGCTCCATGCCGCGATCGGGCCGTCGGTCGGTGGCTTGATCGCGCTCGCGTTCGCGACGCGTTTCCCGGAGCGGGTGACGAACGTCATCTCGATTGCGTCGGGCTACAAGACGACCGTGCTGAACCGCCTGATCCTGTTCGAGCAGATCCTGGCGATCGAGAACGACCCGCATTTCAATGGCGGCGACTATTACGACGGTGGCAATGGCGGCCCGCTCTACGGGCTGGCGCTGGCGCGCATGATCTCCCACAAGACTTTCGTCCACCTGGATGCGATCGAGCGCCGCGCCCGGCAGGATGTGGTGCAGCCGGACGATATCCTCGCGTGGTACCGCGTCCGCGACCAATTCCAGAGCTACATGCTCCACCAGGGGAAGAAATTCGTGAAGCGCTTCGACGCGAACACGTATCTCCGCATCAATGACATGTGGTCGCGCTTCGACGGCGCGCACGAGGGCGACGCGGAGAGCCCGGAGGCGCTCTTTTCCCGCTGCCGGGAGGCGGGCCAGCGCTGGCTGGTCTTCTCCATCGACTCCGACTTCTGCTTCTACCCGGAAGAGCAGGCGGAGCTGGTGAAGCATCTGGAGAATGCCCAGGTGAACTCGATGCATGTGACCGTCCACTCGGACAAGGGCCACGACTCCTTCCTGCTGGAGCCGGACTACTACACGCCGCACATCTCGTGGGTGCTGGGGAAGCCGTGAGCTGAAAGGTCGGTCATGTGGCGGAGCCCCGGGAGCGACCCGACTGGCCGGCATCTTCGTGTCCTGAAAGCCTCGTTTTTGGGGAGGGATGGGAAAATTCCGGTCGCCCGGTCGTTCGACGGGACTCCACCTTGGATTAGGCAGATGGCGGCGGGCCGTGACAAGGAGCGTTAGACTCCGGGTGCCTGCCGCGGCAGGCGCCAGGTGCCGAGCACTTCGCCGAGGCGGTAGTCCGGGCCGCTCTTTTCATCGATGCGGCCGCAGCGGAGCTGGTCGCCATCGAAGTCCGCCCACAGGGCCGGGCAGGGATTCATGAAGGCGCCCAGATTCATGACCAGCCGCCCCCGCCGCTGCCAGATGCCGGCGCGGTGGAAATGGCCCACGATGATGATTTCCGCGCGGGGGAAATAGCGCTCGGCGAAGGCCGCGGCGGCGTCGCCCTGGGTCGTCCAGACGCGGAGCATCTGGAGGGCGCGGGTGGGCGGGCTGATGGCGTCCATCGCACGGTTCCACAGGCGCTTGCCCTTCGGATACTCGCGGGCGCGGAGGAGCAGGGCCATCTCGCGCGCGAGCACGATGCGGGCTGCGGGGTCGTTTTCCGCGGCCTGGTGGCGTGCCCACAGGGCGGCCACGCCGGGCTGCTGCGTCAGCGCCTCGCGGCTCCACGGCGAGCCATCGGCGAAGAGGGTATCGCCATGGATGATGAGGATGCGGCCGCCTGCCAGCTCCTCCCAGCCGGTGCCGGGCCAGCCGGGATCGTGATTCCCGGGGAGGAAGACCGGCTCGGCTCCCTCCTCGGCGCAGAGGCGCTTCAGGTCCTTCAGCATCGCGGCGGACTTCTCGAAGAAAAGCCGCGCCAGCTCCTGCCAGGTATCGCCATTGAAGATGACGGTGCGCGCCCCGGCGATGAGCGGGCGCAGGCTCTCCACGGACTCGATGCGCGAGACGCGGTGGCCGAGGTGGAGATCGGACAGGATGCGGACGGGGGGCGTCATGCCTTCGCGAGGGTCCTCTGGCGGACGGCTTCGTAGAGGCAGACACCGGCGGAGACGGAGACGTTCAGGCACTCCACCTTTCCGGCCATGGGGATCTTCGCGAGGAAGTCGCAGTTTTCCTCGGTGAGGCGGCGCATGCCCTTTTCCTCGGCTCCCAGGATGAGGGCCAGCGGGCCCTTCAGGTCGAGGTCGTAGATGTATTTGTCCGTGTGGTCGGTGGTGCCCACGAGCCAGAGACCGGCCTTTTTCAGGTGCTCCATGGTCCGCGCGAGATTCGTCACCTGGACGAAGGGCACGTGGTCCGCAGCACCCACGGAGATGCGGCGCACGGTCTCGGTGATGCCCACGGCCTTGTCCTTTGGCGCGACCACGGCGTGGACGCCAGCCCCATCCGCGGTGCGGAGGATGGCCCCGAGATTGTGCGGGTCCTGCACGCAATCGAGGATGAGGATGAAGGGGTCCTTCTTCTCCGCGATGAGCTGCATCAGGTCATCCTCATCGAGCGACGGCACGGAGGAGGCGGTGGAGCTTTCGTCCGGCTTGCGGGCGTGGCGGTTGTCCCTGGCTTCGTGCTCGCGGCGGCGCGGTTTCATGGCGGGAGATTGGAAAAGCCGCGCGCGCCGGGCAATTCACATTTCGAATCTCTCCCGAATCCGGTCTTTGACCATGGCCATCTCTTCGGGCTTCAGCTCGCCCAGTTTTCTCATCAGCCGAACCATCGGTAATGATTGGATCTGCTGGAAATGGAAGGCCCCAGCCTTGAGGAACGACTTCGGGATCGGTAGCTCCCAGTGGTTTCCTCGCAAGGCTGTCGTGTGAGGAACGACTGTAACCAGCGCGAGTTCGTCTTCGAAAGGAGCGCCAGTCAGTAGCAGGCATGGCCGGACCTTTCCGGCCATCCCCAGATCGACCTGCCACACTTCGCCCGGCTTCATGGAGTTTGCGCCTCTGCTTCCAATTCGTCGAGCATGGCAAATCCCAAGGCTGCCGAGTGTTCGCAGACCGCCAGATCAGCCGCTTCTTCCGGAGTCGAATCCATTTCCAGCAGGCGCAGGGAAAGCTCCCGCCGCTCTTCGCGGTTCAGCGAAGGAAGCTCTTCGAGAATCTGTCGGATGGAGATCACGCGAACAATCTAGGCAGAGCTTCCGGCGCAGTCAATCCAGCGGGTCAAGCCACTCACCCCTCTCTCCCGATGGCGTGCTCGTTCGCGTCGAGGACGAGTTCTTCCTCGTGGCGCTTCAGGGCTTCGGGGGTGTAGATGCGGTTGCGGAAGTCTTCAAAGAGCGCATAGACGCACGGCACCAGCAGCATGGTGTTGAAGAGATTGATCAGTCCGCCGAAGGCGAGGCTGACGGCCATGGGGATGAGGAACTTCGCCTGCACGCTGGTCTCCGTGATCATCGGCAGCAGGCCGATGAAGCTGGTGATCGACGTCAGGAAGATCGGCGTGAACCTCGCGCGGCCGCCCATCGCGACGGCTTCCCGCACGGTGTGGCCCTCGCGCCGGTAGCGGTTCATGAATTCCACCAGCACCAGGCTCTCATTGATCACCACGCCGGCCAGCGCGATGACGCCGATGATGCTCATCACGCTGAAATTCATCCCGAAGAGGATGTGCCCGCCCACCGCGCCGATCATGCCGAAGGGGATGACGCACATCACGATGAGCGGCTGGACGTAGCTGCGCAGCGGCAGCGCCAGCACCATGTAGATGCCGAAGAGCGCGAGGACGAAGCCCTTCGAGAGATCGCCCACGCTCTCGCGCTGGTCCTTTTGCTCGCCCTGGAAGCCCCACATGACGCTGGGGAATTTCTGCTTCATCTCCGGGAAGACGTCTGCCCTCATCCACTCCACCACCTCGTTCGCGTTCGCGTTCGGATTCGTGCGGTCGATGTCGGCGGTGACATTGATCGAGCGGAAGCGGTTTGCTCGGCGGATCATCGCGTAGCCCCGGCCCTCCTCGGCCTCCGCCACCTCGGTGAAGGGGATCTCGGTGCCGTCGGCGGTGCGGATCCTCATGTCGGAGAGATTCTGCAAACTACGACGTTCATCGTAGGGATAGCGCACGTAGACGCGCACCTCGTCGCGCCCGCGTTGCAGGCGCTGCACTTCCTCGCCGTAGAAGGCCTGCCGCACCTGGCGGGCGATGGTTTCCAGCCGCAGGCCGAGCGCCTCGCCGGCATCGGTCACGGCCAGCTTCACCTCGCGCTTGCCGTCGAGATTGCTGTCGCCGATGTCGATGATGCCGTCCTGGGTGGCGAGCCGCGCCTTCATGAATTCGGCGGCCTCGTCGAGCTCGTCCATGTCCGGGCCGGTGAGCTCCAGGTCGATGGCATTTCCCCCGGCGGACGTCTGGAGCTGGAAGGAAAGCTCCACCGCGCCCGGGATGGGGCCGACGCGCTTGCGCCAGTCCGCGATGATGGCATCGGCGAGTAGGTCGGGCCGGTTCCGCGAATCGGCTCCTTGCAGCTCGATGGTCACCTCGCCGACATTCACGCCGCGTGCTGCCTGGAGGCTGAGGCCGGGCGTGTAGGGCTGTGAGCCCACGCTGGAGAGCAGGTGCTTGATGATGGGGCGGCCATGCTCGTCCTGGATGTCCCGCTGGATGGCGAGGGCCGCTTCCTCGATCTTGCGGATCGCCGCCTCGGTGGTCTCCACCGGCACCCCATTCGGCAGCGTCAGCTTCGCGCTCACGATCTCCGCCTCCACGCGCGGGAAGAACTCGAACTTGATCAGCCGCCCGCTCGCGAGCAGGCCCAGCACGATCATCAGCACCGCCGCAAAGGCCGCCACCGTCGCGTGCCGCCAGTGGATCAGCCTTTCCAGGAGCGGCCCGTAGATGTGGACCACGAAGTGATCGAGGCCCTTCGCGATTTTCCGCTGGAGTCGCAGGAAGCGGTTCGGGTGATTCGGATCGACCGGCTTCAGGTGAGCGAGGTGCGAGGGCAGGATGAGATTCGTCTCGATCAGCGAGACGATCAGCACGGGGATGACGATCCACGGGATCTGCCGCCAGATATTCCCGCTGACGCCCTGCACGGCGAACATCGGCATGAAGGCGATCATCGTCGTGAAGACGCCGAAGGCGGCCACGCTCATCACCTCCCAGGTGCCGCGCGGTGCGGCGAGGTGGGCGGGCTCCCCCTGCTCGATGCGTTCGTTCACGCGCTCGCCCACGACGATCGCATCGTCCGTCACGATCCCGAGCACCAGGATGAAGGCGAACAGCGAGATCATGTTGATCGAGATGTCGCCGTAGGGCAGTGCCATCAGCGCTCCGGCGAAGGCGATGGGAATGCCGAGCGCCACGTGGAATGCCAGCGCGGGACGCAGGAAGAGCGCGAGCGCGATGTACACGAGCACGAAGCCCTGGAAGCCATCGCCGAGCAGCAGCTTGATGCGGCCCTCGAGCAGGACTGACTCGTCGTTCCAGATCTCCAGGTCCACGCCCTTCGGCACGTGGATGGACTCCTCGGCCACGAAGTCCTTCACGAGCTGGGCCACGCGCAGGGTGTCCTCGTCGCCGGTGCGGAAGATATTCAGGACGATCGCCGGGTGGCCGTCGTAGCGCGAGTAGAGGTCTTCCTCCTTGAAGCCGTCGATGACCTTCGCCACGTCGGACAGCTTCACCACGCTGCCATCGGGACGCGTGAGCACGGTGATCTGCTCGATCTCCGCGGCCTCGTAGCGGCGGTTCTGCGCGCGGATGAGGATCTCGCCCGCACTGGTGCGGACGGAGCCGCCGGGCAAGTCGATGGAAGTCGAGCGCACCGCATTCGCGACCTGCTCGAAGGTCATGCCATACTCGCGCAGCGTCGTCTCGGAGACCTCGATGGAGATCTCGTGGTCGCGCACGCCGGTCAGCTCGATCTGGGTGATCTTCGGCTCGCCGAGCACGGCATTGCCCACGGTCCTCTTCAGCTTCTCCCACGCGGTGGTGGGTTCCTTGCCGGCATAGACGAGCAGGTCGTCGCGCACCTTGTCCGCGATGGCGCGCAGCGTCCGCTCGTCGGTATCCGCGGTGACGGCGAGGCTCATCACCTGCTGGCGGATGAGCACGTCTGCGATGATCGGCTTCTCGACGCTCTCGGCGAAGTTCTGGATCGCATCGACGCGGCTCTTCACGTCGTTCAGCACCTTGCGGACGTCCTTGCCCGCGGCCACCTCCACGACCACCACGCCGCGGCCCTCCGCGCTGGTGGAGGTCAGGCGCTCGATGCCGTCGAGGTCCTGGATGGCCTCCTCCACGGGCACGCAGACGCCCTTCTCCACCTCCTCCGGCGTGGCATTCGGATACGGCGTCTGGACCGTGATGAAGTTCGACGAGATCTCCGGGAAGATCTCCTTCTTCAGCCGGATCCACGTGAATGTGCCCAGCACCAGCAGGGCGATCATCAGGAAATTGGCGGCGACCTTGTTGCGCGCCCAGAAGAAGATGAGGCCTTTCATGGCTCGTCAGTGGAGACTTCCTTCCCGTCGCGCAGCACCACCTTCACCTCCATGCCCTCGATGACCGAGGTCAGCGCGGTGATGCAGAGCTGCTCCCCGTCCTCGACGCCCTCGGAGACGAGCACGGTGTCCTTCTCGGTGCGGATGACCTTCACCTGCCGCGTGGTGACGGTGTGGCCGTCGCCGACGACCATCACGCGGTCCGTCTTGGCAAAGGCGCGGCGCGGGATGCGGACGACGTCGGGAATGGTGCGTCCCTCGATCTCGGTGTGGACGAATTGCCCCGGCAGCGGCGCGTCCGGCGAATCGCCGTCGATGCGGGCGACCACGATGATCGAGCGGTTCTCCCGCTGGATCTCGCCCTCGGTGCGGTCCACCACGGCCTTCCACGTGCGCGTGCCGCCGGACTCGCGCAGCAGGATCTCCTGCCCGCGGAGGTCGAAGAAGGCCGCATCCTGGCGCGGCACCGGCAGGCGGACCTCGTAGAAATCCGTCGCGTAGAATTCCGCCAGCGCCCCGGCCTTCGCGACGCGCGTGCCGAGATCGACGAGCTTCTTGCGGATGCGCCCGTCGTAGGGCGCGCGCAGCTTCGTGCGCTCCACGTCCTTCATCGCGCGCATCACCGCGGCCTCCGAGGCGGCGACGCGGGCGCGGCTCGCGGCGAGCTGGGGAATGCGGAGCACCAGGTCATTCGCGGTCTGGCCCGGATTCGCGATGCGTTCCCAATCCCGCTTCGCCTGCTCGGCGCGCATTTCCTCCTGCGCGAGCTGCAGCCTGGCCTCGGCCTGCGCTGCTTCCGCCTGGAAGAGGTCGGCCTTGTAGTCGGTGGGGTCGATCTCCAACAGGACGTCACCCGCCTTGAAATTCCCGCCTGCCTCGTAGTCCTGGCCCACGGCGATGACGGTGCCCTCCACCTCGGCGGCGGCGCGGGTCAGCGTCACGGGCTCCACGGTGCCTTGGGCGGGGATCATCACATGGATCTCCGTCTTGCGGGCGGTCACGGTTTCCACTTCCTGCGCCAGCTTCGGCGGCTGTGTGGGGAGGGGCGTCTTCTTGAGCTTCGCCAGCAGGGCAAACATGGCGAAGCCGCCGAGCAGGATGGCTGCGGCGAGGATGATGCGGAAAATGCGTTTCATCTGGGAGAATGAATCAATCAGGGGCCGCGCAGCACCACATCGCCACCCAGGGCGAGGTGCAGGTTCACGCGGTTGTCGAGCAGCAGGCGGCGCACGGAGACCAGCGCCGAGGCGGCCTCGATCTGGCGGTTCTGCGCGGCGATGTAGGTGAGCACGCCGCCGGTGCCGGTGCGGAATTCCTCACCCGCGCGCTCCGCGGCATCCTGCGAGAGGGTCACGGCATGCGTGAGCTCCTGCTCCTGGCGGCGCAGGTAGATCTCGGCGATGAGCGATTGCTCCACCTCGCCAAAGGCATCCAGCACCACACGCTGGAGATTTGCCGCGGCCTCGCGCTCGGCCGCCTCGGCCTGCTCGATGCCGCCGCGCAGTCGACCGCCCTGGAAGATCGGCTGCGTCAGGCTGCCACCGAGCGACCACACGCCCGCGGAGCTTTTCAGGATGTCTTCCAGTTGGTCGGTCGAGGTCCCGAGGCTGCCTGTCAGGGAGATGCTCGGGAAAAGTGCCTTCACCGCTTGGTCGCGGCGGCGTCCCGCGGCAGCGAGCTGACGCTCCGCGGCGAGGAGATCCGGGCGGCGCAGCAGCAGCTCGGAAGGCAGGCCCGCAGGCGGGATCGCGGGTAGCTTCGGCAGCTTCGCGCCGCTCGCGACATTCCCGGATGGATAGCGGCCGAGCAGCAGCTCGAGCTGCCTCAGCGCGCGCTCGCGTTCGCCGCGGCGGCGCTCGAGATCGGACTTCGCGGTGGAGAGCTCGGTCTGGCTCAGGCGGACCTGCGCGGCGGAGCCACCGTCATCGGCGATGGCCCGCTCGAAGCGCTCGCGCACCAGCGTGGAGGATTCCTCGCGGGACTTCACTGCTTGGTCCGCCAGCGCGACCTGCTCGTTCGACTCGGCGACGGCCAGCCAGGCCTTGGAAACCTGGGCGGCGAGCGACGAGCGCAGCGCGCGGTCATTCTGCTGCTGCGCCTCGGCATCGGCCATGGCCGCCTCGGCCCCGGACCTCACCTTGCCCCACAGGTCCACCTCCCACGCCGCCTGCAGGGAGACGCCGAAGGTATTCGCCGTGGAGGCCTGGCCGAGGAAGTTCTGCTTCTGGCGCGATGCCTGGGTGCCCGCGCCGAGCGTGGGAAAGCGCTCTGCTCCGGCGATCTTCGCGACCGCGGCGGCCTGGTCCACCCGAGCGGCGGAGGCTTGCAGGCTGGGATTCGCACGCTGTGCCTCATCCACCAGCGAGACCAGTGGGGAACCGCCTATGGTCTTCACCCAGCGATGGTCCACGCCGCTGCGTGCCTCGCGGGTGGCGGACCATGATTCCGGCGCGGTGCCTGCGGCATCCATCCGCGACGATGGCGAGTGCAGGGTGCAGCCACCAAGAAGTGCCGCCATGAAAATGGCGCTCGCGCGGGAGGGGATCATGTAGGGACGAGACTAGAACGGGAACTCGACCTGAGGTCCACGGGTCTTTTGTTCCTCTTGACCGTCTTCGCTGCCCTGCCGCATCCCGGCGGCGGCGAAGCGGATGAAGCGGGAAAGCGTCTGCTCCAGCGTCGGGGTCCCGGCTTCGCCACCCGACATGCGCAGCAGCTTCTCGCCGTGCGCCATGGTGTGGATCATCGAGCCGCCCATGAGGTGCATGCGCCACCAGATGTCATCCGGGGCCAGACCGGGCAGCGCCTTCGCGAAGGCCTTGTAGAAGCGCGAGGACATGTTGATGAAAAGCTGCTCCACCACCGGCGGCATATCGCAGCCGTGGCCGAACATGCGGCCCATCAGCTTGAAGAAAATCTTCTCGGTCAGCTCCGAGCGGCGCACCTGCGTGGCGAAGGGGCGGATGTAGGCGTCGAGGATTTCCTCGATCGGCAGCGGCTTGCCAGCGGCGCGGCGCTCCAGCGTGTCGAGGCGGGCGAGGCGCTCCTCGTTCACCGGATTGATCGAGCGGGTGAGGACGACGGCGATGAGGCCCTCGCGGCTGCCGAAGTGGTAGTTCACCGCGGCCACGTTCGCACCGGCCTTCGTGGTGATGTCGCGCACCGACACGCGGTCGAATCCGTCGTCGGCGAAAAGCTCTTCTGCTGCTTCGATCAAACGCTGCTTGGTGGCCACCTTCGAATCTCCTGCAACTGCGCTCATGGCCCGAAGCTCCATGCACCTCCCCCGGGTGTCAAACGATTGATTAAACTGCGGATTCGTCGATTTACGTAAGGTGTTTCAATCCATTGGATTGTGAGCTTGTGAAACAATTCACAAGCGTTTCGGAAGACTGAAATATCCAGCTCCTTCCCAAATCAAAGTGGGAAATCCGGTCTTCGCAGTGTGCTTGGGGCTGAATCGTCTCAATTGGAAGATTGGCGAGGGCGGATCGATCTATCAGTGTTTTGGGGAATGGGCTTTGGAACGCTGCGATCTTCCCTTGAGCGGAATCAATTGCTCTTCACGGTCTTCGCGTCCCTGGCGGCATTCTCGTGTTATTATTGCATGTATGCCTTCCGGCGGCCCTTCGCCGCGGCGGGATATGTGGATGCGCCGCTGCAGGTGGCGATCGCGGGCCGCATCATCGAGGCGAAGACGCTTTTCCTCATCGCGCAGGTCTTCGGCTACTGCGTGTCGAAGTTCGCGGGGGTGAAGGTCTGCTCGGAGCTGCCGCGCGCGCGGCTGGGTCTGGCACTGGTGGCCTGCATCGTGACCTCTTGGCTGGCCCTGCTCGCTTTCGCAGTGCTACCCGCGGGCTGGAAGCCGGTGGCGCTCTTCCTGAATGGCATGCCGCTCGGCGTGGTGTGGGGTCTGGTGGTGCGATATCTGGAAGGGCGGAAGGTCTCCGAGTTGCTGCTCGCGGCGCTCTCCTGCTCCTACATCCTGGCCAGCGGCGAGGTGAAGCGCGTGGGAGCGTGGCTGCTGGAAAAGGGCGTGGACGAGTACTGGATGCCCTTTGCCACCGGGGCGATGTTCGTGCTGCCCTTCGTGATATCGGTCGGCCTGCTTTCGCTGCTGCCGCCGCCGTCCGCGGAGGACGAGATGCTACGGGCGAAGCGCCAGGTGATGGGGCGGGGCGAGCGGCTGGCCTTTGCGCGGCGCTTCCTGCCCGGGCTGGTCATCCTCTGTGTCTTCTACCTTTTCCTCACCGCCTACCGCGACTTCCGCGACAGCTACCAGGCGGACCTCTTCGTCGAAATGGGCATCATGGACGCGGCGGCATTTTCCCGCACGGAGCGGCCCGTGGCCTTCGGCGTGATGATCCTGCTGGCCCTCGCCTTCCTGGTGAAGGGCGCACGCCGCGGCCTGGCCACGGTGTATCTGCTGATGATGGCCGGCATGGTGGTGCTCGGCGGGTCCACCATGCTTTTCAGCGCCGGACTGATCGGCGGCGAGACGTGGATGATGGTGAGCGGCTTCGGAGCCTATCTCACCTACGTCCCCTTTGGCAGCGTGCTCTTCGACCGCATCATCGCCGCCACCCGGTTCACGGGGACGGCGGTGTTTGCGATCTATCTGGCGGACGCGCTCGGCTACTCCGGATCGGTCGGCATGATGATCTACCGCGATATCTTCGCGGGAGAGATCAGCCGGCTGGAGTTCTTCCGTGACTTCAGCCTGTGGCTGGCCATGGGCGGCCTGCCCCTGCTTTTCACGGCCTCGGTGTATTTCCTCGGCCGTGCGAAGCAGGCACCCGGCATGTGACGGGGGTCAGTCCCCGGTCACGCGGAAGAAGCACTTGGGATCCGCGATGCGGTCCACCGGCACCAGCTCCTCATGGCTGGCACCGCTGGCGGTCACGCTGCGCACGTCCTCCCATCCGTCGAGGCGGGTGCTCTTCTGGATCTTGTAGGTCTTCCCGGACTCGGACTTCCAGCGCAGGCGCATCTGGTTTCCCTCAAGCTCGGCCTGCTCGAACTCAAGGGGAGCTTTTCCCTGCACCGTGAAGGTGACGCGGTTGGAAACCTCGGTGTAGGAGTCGTTCGTGAACATCGCCACGAAGTATTTTCCCGGGGCCAGGTCCGGCAGTTGGAAGGTCACGCTGCCGCTGGTGGCACCGTTGAAGTAGAGATACGAGGTGAGCACGTTCACGCCGGGGATCTCCCCGTCCTTGAAGATGCCGATCCAGTCCTTCGGGATGCCCGGGCCATTGCTGAAGTGGACGGTGAAGTCGCTGCCCTGCTGGACCTGTGCGGCCTCCATGCTGACCGTGGAAATCTGCGAGCCAACGGAGAAAGGCACGCGCGTGGCGATCTCCTGATACTGGTCATTCACCATGAAGGCGGCGTAGTAGTAGCCCTTCGCGAGTCCGGGGAAGTCACGGAACCCGGACGCCTCCGCGGCATACTTCCAGCTCACGGACGGCGTCGGGCCGGGATTGATGCCGACGCGGTAGATGCCGATCCAGTCCTTCTCTCCCGTGGGTGCGCCGGAGAAATTGATGCGCACCGTCTCGCCCTCGTCGTAGGCTTCGCTGCCCGGCGTCATCGTCACCATGTTCCCCACGTAGATGGGCACGCGCGGGGCGATCTCCGTGTAGCTGTCCGCGGAGAAGAAGGCGGCGAACCACTCGCCGACGGGCAGGTTGTAGGTGAAGTTCAGCGTGCCGTTCCGGATCGCCGCGGCGGGTGCGGTGCGGGTGCCATTCAGGTAGAACCACGACGGGGATGCCCCCGCGCGCGGCGTGGTGCCCTTCGGGAAGAATCCGATCCAGTCGCGGGTGCTGCCGGTGCCGTTTTCAAAGGCGACCGGGATGTCCTCGTTCGGCGGATAGACGGACTTCTGAAGTGCGATCTTCGGGTCGGACGGAACGCTGCCCGTGACAGTGAAGGTGATGGCGGACGACCACGCGGACCACAGGGTATTCGCATCCCGGTGGCGGACGCGCGCGTGGTAGGTGCCGTCCGGCAGGCCCGAGGCGGGGATGGTGTAGCGCAGGATATCCAGGCCCGCGTGGGTGTCCACCGGCTCATAGAGCGGCGAGCCGGAGTCGCCGTAGAAGTTCTCCACGTCGCGGATGCGGTCGATCTTGAGATTCGAGAATCCGGCGTCGGCGGCGACCTGGAACCAGGTGCTGTTCATCGCCTCGCCGCTCGTCGTCTGGTAGGCCGTGCTGGCCAGTTCCACCGGCAGCGTGACGGGGGCGGCGAAGGTATTCGTCAGCGATGGCTTCGCGGGCGTGGCGGTGATGCCACGCTTGCGCGTGAAGTGGTCCACCAGTCGGCTGTTGTAGGACCAGCGCGTCGCGGTGGGGAAGCGGATGTTCGCCTCGGAGAAACAGCGCACGTCCATGGTGCGCGCATCCAGGTCGAACTCG
The sequence above is drawn from the Luteolibacter flavescens genome and encodes:
- a CDS encoding YqgE/AlgH family protein: MSATDSPIHLQGQILLADPSLHDGIFDRSVILLADHSAEEGAFGLILNHPTGHSVGDFLKEPAFEPLKHIAVHLGGPVSREHLTFSAFWWTEDNRLKWHVRIPAEQAIKHSRKPGTLVRAFVGYSGWTAGQLEGEIRRNTWITTRPGSNLLGQSHDRELWAEILRSMSPYHRILAEAPEDPRSN
- the metX gene encoding homoserine O-acetyltransferase MetX, with amino-acid sequence MADTETKFFTINDGPIRLREGGELPSATLAYETWGTLNGDGTNAILLFHALSGAHHACGHNPAIPGTGTLWQPEMHEGWWGEMIGPGKALDTDKYFIVCANYLGGCYGSTGPASANPDTGKPWGSAFPHVTTADQAEVQAKLLDHLGVGKLHAAIGPSVGGLIALAFATRFPERVTNVISIASGYKTTVLNRLILFEQILAIENDPHFNGGDYYDGGNGGPLYGLALARMISHKTFVHLDAIERRARQDVVQPDDILAWYRVRDQFQSYMLHQGKKFVKRFDANTYLRINDMWSRFDGAHEGDAESPEALFSRCREAGQRWLVFSIDSDFCFYPEEQAELVKHLENAQVNSMHVTVHSDKGHDSFLLEPDYYTPHISWVLGKP
- a CDS encoding metallophosphoesterase, with amino-acid sequence MTPPVRILSDLHLGHRVSRIESVESLRPLIAGARTVIFNGDTWQELARLFFEKSAAMLKDLKRLCAEEGAEPVFLPGNHDPGWPGTGWEELAGGRILIIHGDTLFADGSPWSREALTQQPGVAALWARHQAAENDPAARIVLAREMALLLRAREYPKGKRLWNRAMDAISPPTRALQMLRVWTTQGDAAAAFAERYFPRAEIIIVGHFHRAGIWQRRGRLVMNLGAFMNPCPALWADFDGDQLRCGRIDEKSGPDYRLGEVLGTWRLPRQAPGV
- the rlmB gene encoding 23S rRNA (guanosine(2251)-2'-O)-methyltransferase RlmB; protein product: MKPRRREHEARDNRHARKPDESSTASSVPSLDEDDLMQLIAEKKDPFILILDCVQDPHNLGAILRTADGAGVHAVVAPKDKAVGITETVRRISVGAADHVPFVQVTNLARTMEHLKKAGLWLVGTTDHTDKYIYDLDLKGPLALILGAEEKGMRRLTEENCDFLAKIPMAGKVECLNVSVSAGVCLYEAVRQRTLAKA
- a CDS encoding type II toxin-antitoxin system PemK/MazF family toxin, producing the protein MKPGEVWQVDLGMAGKVRPCLLLTGAPFEDELALVTVVPHTTALRGNHWELPIPKSFLKAGAFHFQQIQSLPMVRLMRKLGELKPEEMAMVKDRIRERFEM